In the Pseudomonas sp. DTU_2021_1001937_2_SI_NGA_ILE_001 genome, one interval contains:
- the rfbB gene encoding dTDP-glucose 4,6-dehydratase has translation MRILVTGGAGFIGSAVVRHLIDNTEHEVLNLDKLTYAGNLESLSRIASNTRYEFVQADIADQATVSAVLARFEPQAIMHLAAESHVDRSIDGPAEFIQTNIVGTYALLEATRAYWTRLPEAERKAFRFHHISTDEVYGDLHGVDDLFTETTPYAPSSPYSASKAASDHLVRAWHRTYGLPVIVTNCSNNYGPFHFPEKLIPLMVLNALAGKPLPVYGNGLQVRDWLYVEDHARALCKVVTEGVVGETYNIGGHNEQKNIDVVQGICALLEELAPQHPEGVQRYADLITYVVDRPGHDLRYAIDAGKIERELGWVPEETFESGLRKTVSWYLENLEWCRRVQDGSYQGQRLGFTDHKDLIA, from the coding sequence ATGCGAATACTCGTCACCGGCGGCGCTGGGTTCATCGGATCAGCCGTGGTCCGGCACCTGATCGACAACACCGAGCACGAAGTCCTCAACCTCGACAAGCTGACCTACGCCGGCAACCTCGAATCCCTCAGCCGTATCGCCAGCAACACCCGCTACGAATTCGTGCAGGCCGACATCGCCGACCAGGCCACGGTCAGCGCCGTGCTGGCGCGCTTCGAGCCACAGGCGATCATGCACCTGGCCGCCGAGTCGCATGTCGACCGCTCCATCGACGGCCCGGCGGAATTCATCCAGACCAACATCGTCGGCACCTATGCCCTGCTGGAAGCCACCCGTGCCTACTGGACCCGGCTGCCAGAGGCCGAGCGCAAGGCGTTTCGCTTCCATCACATTTCCACCGACGAGGTGTACGGCGACCTGCATGGCGTCGACGACCTGTTCACCGAAACCACGCCCTACGCGCCCAGCTCGCCCTACTCGGCCAGCAAGGCAGCCTCCGACCACCTGGTACGCGCCTGGCATCGCACCTACGGGCTGCCGGTGATCGTCACCAACTGCTCGAACAACTACGGCCCGTTCCATTTCCCGGAAAAGCTCATCCCGCTGATGGTCCTCAACGCCCTGGCGGGCAAGCCCCTGCCGGTGTACGGCAACGGCCTGCAGGTGCGCGACTGGCTGTACGTCGAAGACCATGCCCGGGCGCTGTGCAAGGTGGTTACCGAGGGTGTGGTGGGCGAGACCTACAACATCGGCGGGCACAACGAGCAGAAGAACATCGACGTGGTGCAAGGCATCTGCGCCCTGCTCGAAGAACTGGCGCCGCAGCATCCCGAGGGCGTGCAACGCTACGCCGACCTCATCACCTACGTGGTGGACCGCCCCGGACATGACCTGCGCTACGCCATCGATGCCGGCAAGATCGAAAGAGAACTGGGCTGGGTTCCCGAAGAGACCTTCGAATCCGGCCTGCGCAAGACGGTTTCCTGGTACCTGGAAAACCTGGAGTGGTGTCGCCGGGTGCAGGATGGCAGTTACCAAGGCCAACGACTGGGCTTCACTGACCACAAGGATCTGATTGCATGA